TTTTTGCTAGATGTTAGTCTTTGTGACACCATGGTTAGTGGTTGTCATCCAAATatgtttctaatatatttaataatatattttaatatatttttaaataactaatctCAAATTACAAAActagtacatatttatttgtaaacattttagaaaatacagaaaaaataataaaaatagtgctACCTATATTATACCATCTGGCTATAAATGCATAATTATACATACTGAGTATATTTTTGCCTTGTAACTCActttttttagttgatttttagtTGTTAATAGAGGatattctattaaaatatcattattaatAGCAACAGTGTTCTTCAATGACTGCACCATATACCAATACCTTTTATTGgacatttatgttttaattttttgcatttttgataACAATGTGAAGAACATGCTTATAGACATGTGAATTGCTTTCTTtgcttaaattcttaaaaataaaaatcctaaggcacaaagaaatccatttttaaatgttggaaaagATTTATAAAACACTCTGTCATATCTTTTAGCAAAATTTATTGgttcagttttctaattttttgcctTTAAGTGTTGACTGGAGgtagtttgtaatttttataatgatttgTACTCTTATAATAAGAGGCTCAGATTATAACCACATGGACTATAGATTAATAGAGATATAGACATGGTTGTATACATTATgaaacttaaatatttaatatcactTTTTGATACACACTTTTAGTAATGGAGGTCCAAACTACATGAAACACagtttctcttttgttcattttgctACATTAAAGTCACTGGCATCACTTTGAGCTTGTTGTATTGGTCATGATTTCCTCCAGGTCAATCGTGAGTTAAAAAAGCTGCTGGTGGCTTCTGTTGGGGATGATCTTCAATATCACTTTGAACGTCTAGCCCGTGAGAAAAATCAGCTTATTTTAGAAAACGAAGCCCTAGGTCGAAACATATCTCAGCTTTCCGAACAGTTAGAACGGATGTCGATACAGTGTGATGTGTGGCGAAGTAAATTCCTTGCAAGcaggtattttctattttaaatagtatttcatttcCTAGCTTTTGCTCTATCATATTTTTGACCCCTAATGCAAGAAAATAGATTGTAGTGTGAAAATTTCAGATTCAAATTGTCAGAGTACCTCATGTATTATTTAAGATGTGGACTCTCCCTCCTCTGGATAGTCATACAGTCTCTGTAAATGGAAAAGTGGTATCAAAAAGCACCTCCCTCATTCCAGAATTCTGAGTTACTCTTCTATAGTAGAAATCACTCCTACTGCAATGTTTAAGatcaaaacaaaactataaactcaggcaattaataaatatgtaaatttttaaaagactatttttcccCACCTATCTGGAGAACTCAAATATCATTGCCACTCCGTACATCATATTTTGTCTCTCGTGCTCTGTTCTCATAGCTCATTTTACTGCATAATAGAGCTTCCCAACCTTTTTCTCACCATGcacaaacagaaaatgacaacATCTGTATGACATACTGGATAGCATACTGGATGAAGCTACTCTCCAGTAGAGGTGAGAACCCCAGGCCCCTAGAACCCCCAGGCCTATGGACACACTGGTAGTTGGGAAGCTCTCTTATATATTATGATTGTCTATTTATCCCCTCCTTCCAACTTTGAGTTACTGGAGAACAGGATGTTATCCATCTGTGTATTTCCAGTGCTTAGCCAAGTGCTTCACACATAATATGTTTAATAACtattgatttaaatttaattttctcacaaATACCAAAGGCTTCCAGCCTGTACCTTAAGAACCACTGATtgtaatgaataaatttttaggaaagtattttttcatgttttaatatcTGTGATACTTTCTAGTAATTGATTACTCTGTTAAAATCcttaatttgttttctgattgtacTAATATAGGATCTATTTGGAGAAATGAATTTACTGTTTATTGACTTAGaatgaatattaattaattaattctcatTGAACAGCTTAAGAAGCAAATCATgcatatattttacagattactgtaataacttttttttttttttttttttttcctgtacgcaggcctctcactgctgtggcctctcccgttgcggagcacaggctccggacgcgcaggctcagtggccatggctcacgggcccagccgctccacggcatgtgggatcctcccagaccgggacacgaacccgtatcccctgcatcggcaggcggactctcaaccaccgcgccaccagggaagccctgtaataacttttttttaacattctgagCAATGCTGATAGTAACACTCTAAGGGCAATAATAATTAAACCAAactttattgatattttggttgatttaatcttttaatgtcagaattgttttcattttaaggaaTTCAGTGGTTACTATGGTTTGAGACTTTAGTTTTAAGATTTTCAGCTGAATAAAAataccttagggcttccctggtggcgcagtggttgagagtccgcctgccgaggcaggggacgcgggttcgtgccccggtctgggaagatgccacatgccgcggagcggctgggcccgtgagccatggccgctgggcctgcgcgtccggagcctgtgctccgcaacgggagaggccacaacagtgagaggcccgcgcgtaccgcaaaaaaaaaaaaaaaaaaaaaaattaaataatgttattttttttccaaaacttgACTTGATTAATCTAGAGTAAGACTGAAGTACATTCCAAAGTCACTATATAGGAAAGTTAAAAAACTGTTTCCTTTGTCATTTTgtaaacagatattttaattgAGCCCCTTTAATAAGTTCTAAGCtcataaagattttaaatgtttttagtgaagatttaaaaactgagtaatttgaaaatgttaaatcttttttgtaagtttttaaaaatgacagtcACAAAGGTAGTATATTAACTTCTTAACACTGTCAGAGAATTTATATGTAAGATTTTAATCTTTTCCAGGGTTATGGCAGATGAGTTAACCAACTCCAGAGCAGTTTTACAGCGTCAAAACCGTGATGCACAGAGTGCTATACAAGATCTTCTGAGTGAACGGGAACAGTTTCGTCAGGAAATGATAGCTACACAGAAGTATGGTGCTTGTTTACATTCTGAagtcttctcctttctcctgcaATTTTTGTTATTGAGATAGTTCTTTAGTATTTCTACATTTAATAACTTATTgagcatatacattttaaaacagatgcccaggggagggagaaagactgaaaaaacagAAGACATGCTTCTTTTATTCTTCATTGGGGAGAGAATTAGTTATATCTATAATAGAAGAAATCTCTGGATTTAAAAGTAGTTTTTAGTTATAGTTATAGCAGTTTTGTATGGTTTTTGGTAGAAGCCATAAAGCATACCGGTCTTTCCTTTGGAAGGAGATCTTTTTGAAAACTGTTCTACAGTATTAGAGCTTACTTTCATGTCTATATGCACCAGAACTGTCAAAATTGATAGTCTTCCTTAAATGTACTTTATACTTCTATGTAGTTGATTTCTTACAAATCAAATAAGTAAAGGTCAAGAGAAGATCATAGGGGAAATtagaagaatgaaaacacaatatattaaaatatcagaTTTTGTGGGAGGCAACTAAAGCagtgtttagagggaaatttataattttaaatgcttattgtagaaaagaaaaaaggtctcgtcaataatctaagcttccttCTTAAGAAACACAAAGAGCAAattaagcagaaggaagaaaaggatgagagcagaaataaatgaaatagaaagccaaacactggttctttgaaaagataagttTACAAAACCTCTAGGCAGtatgatcaggaaaaaaatagatacacatGACTAGTATCAGGGATGAGAAGGAGAGGGGTACACTACAGATTCTGTAGACATAGGAAAGATAATAAGGAGATGTTATGAACAACACTATGCTAATCAATTCAACAACTTAAATGGACGATCTCTTTAAAAGACCCAAACCACCAGAGTACTCAAGAACAGATAACCTGAATAGCCCTAACCTATTAAAGCAATGGATCCATTGGTGAATACTAACAAACATCtaaggaggaaataaaaccaaatttacacaaacttttctagaaaatagagaaggaaacaatttccaactcattttatgaggccagcatcatcttgacaccaaaaccagacagaggcactacaagaaaactacaggccaatatttctaatgaatacagatgcaaaaatccttaaaagAATTTTAGTGATTCAAATCcaacagtatataaaaatgtttatagattGTGGCCAAGTAGGTTTTATCCCAAGCATTATAAGTTGGTTTATCATTTAGAAATCAACCAATGTAACTCACACAAAAAATTATCATATACATATACCATATgaatatctcaataaatgcaCAAATCAAATCAGTAGTTCTATACTGTATGAGTATACTATATTTGACCTGTACTAAAATATGAGAACTAAAAAATGTactgtttgttgaatgatttCCAGATAACCATAAAATCAATAAGTGCTTTCTGTAATCTGACTTATTTTACCAGACTTCCTGATTTACTGAACTCTGAGGGAAAGATAGAGGAGAAAGATACTATAtgatttcagaaatgtttctcatttattcttcattcttgatttttatattttatcctcTTATTAATATTCAATGCTCATGTGTGTTCTTTGCAGGTTGTTGGAGGAGCTCTTGGTCTCCTTGCAGTGGGGAAGAGAGCAAACTTACTACCCTAATGCGCAACCTCACAGCACAGCAGAACTAGCATTAACAAATCACAAGTTGGCAAAAGCAGTAAATTCTCATCTTCTGGGAAATGTTGGCACTAATGGTCAAAAAAAGCTTCCATCAACATTTGAATTCTGCAGCACCCCAGCAGAAAAAATGGCTGAAACGGTAAAATACTTCTCTTTCGTGATCTGTGGAACCTCTAAGACTGTCCTCTTATTGAAAGGTGACATGTTGTAATGGAAAGGGCTTGGCATTGGGAGTTAGGAAATATGGGATCAAAATTTGATTCTCATACTAATGAGCTAGTGATCTTGTAGAAAATTATTTCCTCCTGTGAGCTTTAATCTTCTCAAACACTCTAttcttgaggagaaaaaaatgtagttgTTTTTAAGATGACCTATTTTTTAGCTACTGAATCATTGATAATCCTTTTCTTGAGCTCATTTTGATATGAAAACCACTGTGTAGAACTTTTAATTTAGTAATCAAGAGTAGATAATTGATTACTTCTGGTCTAagatgttatttgttttttccccatataGATGGGAATGTGCCAGACTCCACAGAATCAATTAGTGTAGACCTGGTACCTTCAGTTCTGCGTGAATTGAGGGCTCATGCAGGTGACCTGTCAAATACTGTGGTCTCACAGTTCTACAACCATCCAGGTTCACCCTCATTACACTTCAGTATCTGACTCCCATGTCCCCATCATAGGCCTTGTCATTACCAGAacttttccccttttaaaatcTTCAACATCTCTCCATGAACTGTGATCTCAACAGTTTTGAGGATTccataaaataatacatataaagcctGTAGCAGTTTCCAATATAGGTACAGTAAtttctcaataaatagtagctgtcatttttattattatatccttCATCCCTCTAATCCTGTTGCCTTTATAAGTCCTATCAGTTccttctaatttatcccctcTCCCAAGTTCAAACACCTGATATCCAGGCTAGACTTTAGCAATAGCCTCCTCACCAATATCCCCACCTTGCTTTTGACCTGCCTCCATGCCATCCTCTACTGTCAGTGAGTTATTTCAAAAATGCCAATCCCATCATTCTTGGTACTGCTGTTCAGAGGGCTCCCAGTCTCCCTCATTACTGATTCTGAATTATTTCATATTGTAGAGAAGGCCTTTCATTAATCATTATTCCAGTTCCCCTTCTCTAGGATCATTTTCCAGGTGTGTCCACCCTCTGCACTTCACATCCCTGCAGTGTTAACCACTTTCATTCCACAGATAGGCCACTGTATCTCATGCCTCTGTACATACTTTCCCTCTGCCTAGACTGCCCTCCCAACATCTCTCTTCTTGCCCAACCACCATATTGCCTTTAAGAATCAGCCTTCCCTGAATCCCACAGGCAAACCTAGATGTTCCTTCCTCCAGGCTTCCATTGcattttgtacatatatatatctagtATAGCTCTTTATCATGTTAAATTGCAATTGTTTgattctccatctctctcccaaaCTGTAAGTTCCTTAAGGAGCTTATGTCTTACATTTCCTCAAGGTCTGGCATAATCCTTTGTACAACAGTAGGTGTTCAGCTGTTTACTGAATCAGTCCCTGAAACTAAACTCATCAGCTTTATCcaaaatcatttctctttttctattctttttgttgggaAATGGTGTTGCTGCCTACCTGGTTGCTGCCAGTAGCATTTGGTATAATTAACTACTCCTGGTATCTTGAAACACTCTCTTCCCTTGGCTTACGTAACCCTACACCCTCCTATTTCACTATACGATGGTGGGTAGCCTCAAGGCTTGGTTTACATCCCCTTCTCCCAATCCTTTATCCACCGTATTGTCTCACTGAACAAAACTGACAGTCCTACTTCCTTAGTGTCTCTTGGACCTTTTAGCCACATTGCTTCAAGGTCAGCATTTCTTAGCTAAATTATTGCTGTAAACTCCCTTTGTTCTTCCCATGTCTGCTTTAGTGCCCACTCCTTCCCTCATCCACCCGCTGTGTATAGAGTGATCTCTCTGAGAGGcaccctgcttaaaatccttccctcactttcaggctAAAATCTAGAAACCTTCTATCTATACTGGTATCTTGGTCTCCTTTAATTGTATTCCTTTGGCATTTTGTTCCTCTCTCTAAACGCACATAATGTAATAACATATATAGAGAGTTGGGGTACTGTTATAATTTTCCCTTCTAAATTTCTAAGCAGCTTTAAGACAAGCCCTTTATCTCTGTTTGTCCAGTAGCATCTAACCAAGTTCCGTAAAAAATAGAAGGATATcaaaaactaaattgaaaaagCAGTAATCCAGTAGAAAAACAGAGGTACTGAAATAGAATGGTAGCTCTTAAATGATGCCAGGACATTTTTGAATTAGCTATAGCTCTTTGGGTACATTGGTaacttagaaggaaaaaaacctgctGGACAATATGAGAGCTAGGGAAACAGACATCTCAAGCCATTTCTGAAAGCTGTTTTGAATAAGCCTTACATAGAAGGAGAGAAAGCTCTTTCCCCCACTGCTTTTCCCAATTCCTTTCCAATTCCAGTACCTGCCTCCTTTGCCCAATAACCCATGTTCATCATATGATGATGGTtggaagaatatgaaaatgagaaaCAGGAGCTGTGAGCCAGCCATGTGTTCCTTGCCCTTAATTGGAGAATTGTTTTCAACCCAAGAGTTCCTCCTGTTGTGGGTCTCAGTAAAGGAAACAGAATAGGAAAAATCACAGTAGAAGAAGAATTGAGAGTATGGTGTCTACGAATACAAGAAACAAAAGCATGATCATTAGCATAAAATATTgcatataaattagaaaaagagaaatgaaaaccattGATTTTACAAGTAAATGATCAAAAACTTTGAAATAACATTTCAGTAGAAGAATGAAGGCAGAATCCCAATTCCAGGCAGTTCAGTGAAGAACTGAGGGAGAAAGGTAGTGCATACTTTTTggttaaagataaaaatcaacatCACTTACAGTAAAGTTGATATaacctaattttcttttatgttttcatatattttcatcaaTATGCAAAGggtaatttcattatttttaaaaataggtaaccTAGGTAATATAATAACTTGACATCATTGTCAAATTTAGAGCTTTTTGAGAAAAGGCATAAGTTCTCTAATCAAATTCATCATTCAGATGTTATTTTTTATGGCAGTTTCATACTAATGAAATAGCATTTACTGGtagttatatattaataaaaccaAGGGCTTTTACAGTCCTTACTGCATACATCTGACATCACCTCTTATTTTCCTTAGGTTCTACGCATTTTGGATCCAGTAACTTGTACAGAGAGCTCACCTGATAATCCATTTTCTGAGTCTTCACCAACCACCTTACttgctacaaagaaaaatattggacGATTTCATCCCTATACAAGATATGAAAATATAACTTTCAATTGTTGCAATCACTGCCAGGGAGAACTTATTGCCCTTTAACAGTCAGTATGTTGGAGGCACACTATAGAGTCATTATTATTTGGCAGCTGGGGTTCTTTTAATCCTAGAAGTATTATCACtttctatttaaataatatatatcacCAAAGATGTTTCATGTACTGGACTCCAGATTACCCTTTCTTAATAAATATCTCagggtaagaaaaaaatgaaattgtgtagatatatttaaaatagacaataCAGGCATTACAGGATGGTTTTCCTAAAggactaaaagaaaaagattctgtaCCTTTCTTTTAGGCTCTAATTTATTAATcttgctatatattttacataagcAAATTAATTTCTGTACTCTAAAGCAAGGACTGGCAGACTACAGCCTTGGGTCATATGCAGCCATACCCATTCATTTACTGTTGTCTATGGTTGGTTTCATGTGCTACAACAGCAGAATTGAGTAGCTACAACAGGGTTTGTATGActagcaaagcctaaaatatttactatctggtcctttacagaaaaagttttctgaccCCCACTCTAAAGTAAAAGTAGCTGGCAGGGGTCGGGGAGGGAGTGGGATAGGAGTCCTTTCCCTTTTTGGTGATTTTTAGGGGCTACAAGAGTCTTATGG
This genomic interval from Physeter macrocephalus isolate SW-GA chromosome 4, ASM283717v5, whole genome shotgun sequence contains the following:
- the BLZF1 gene encoding golgin-45 encodes the protein MTTLESLETKVILTSSPIRGAGDGMETEEPPKSIEVTPGILPIKHHILPSPRKKAVPSESPGVLQLGKILAEKAVEVEAVRILVPKAAITHDIPNKNAKVKSLGHHKGEFLGQPEAVEEPRKELSEVKNILEKLKNSERRLLQDKEGLSNQLRVQSEVNRELKKLLVASVGDDLQYHFERLAREKNQLILENEALGRNISQLSEQLERMSIQCDVWRSKFLASRVMADELTNSRAVLQRQNRDAQSAIQDLLSEREQFRQEMIATQKLLEELLVSLQWGREQTYYPNAQPHSTAELALTNHKLAKAVNSHLLGNVGTNGQKKLPSTFEFCSTPAEKMAETVLRILDPVTCTESSPDNPFSESSPTTLLATKKNIGRFHPYTRYENITFNCCNHCQGELIAL